From Candidatus Amoebophilus asiaticus 5a2, the proteins below share one genomic window:
- a CDS encoding IS1-like element ISCaa4 family transposase (programmed frameshift): MNCPRCNNTQSCKDGIVRGRQRYQCKSCRFPYTVSHKSDVKPLSTKRKALQLYLEGLGFRAIGRILNISYGTVYQWVKACGDQVSLPESQDQVDIVEMDEIHTYVGFKKVYCWIWIAVDRLSKRFISYVCGDRSTQTGLKLWERVKDIGKLYCSDYWKSYQQFIPKDKHRQSKSETYTVEGYNSLIRHYLARFKRKGKCYSKQVHMIEKSLNLLMAKLNNQLPILI; encoded by the exons ATGAATTGTCCTCGATGTAATAATACTCAAAGCTGTAAAGATGGAATTGTTAGAGGTAGACAGCGCTACCAGTGTAAAAGTTGCCGTTTCCCTTACACAGTTAGTCACAAATCAGATGTTAAACCTCTATCTACTAAGCGAAAAGCGTTGCAATTATACTTAGAAGGATTAGGATTTCGAGCTATAGGGCGTATACTCAACATAAGCTATGGGACAGTCTATCAATGGGTAAAAGCATGTGGAGATCAAGTAAGTTTACCAGAAAGCCAAGATCAAGTAGATATAGTCGAGATGGATGAAATACACACATATGTGGGTT TCAAAAAAGTCTACTGCTGGATATGGATAGCTGTTGATAGATTGAGCAAGCGTTTTATATCATATGTGTGTGGAGATCGCTCGACACAAACCGGATTGAAGTTATGGGAGCGCGTCAAGGATATAGGCAAGCTGTATTGTAGTGATTATTGGAAAAGCTACCAGCAGTTTATTCCAAAAGATAAACACCGACAAAGCAAATCAGAAACTTATACAGTGGAAGGATATAATAGCTTAATTAGGCACTATTTAGCAAGATTTAAGCGTAAAGGAAAATGCTATAGCAAACAGGTGCACATGATAGAAAAATCGCTCAACCTGCTAATGGCCAAGCTAAATAATCAGCTGCCTATCTTAATTTAA
- a CDS encoding aminoglycoside adenylyltransferase domain-containing protein, giving the protein MDSVCLDDSQYQAYIILNLCRILYSIMQRTTGSKTAAASWVWLTMEICDRSSRTMALW; this is encoded by the coding sequence ATAGATTCTGTATGCTTAGATGATAGCCAGTATCAGGCTTATATCATTCTAAATCTATGTCGAATTTTATATTCTATCATGCAGCGTACTACTGGCTCAAAAACAGCTGCTGCATCATGGGTATGGCTTACGATGGAAATCTGTGATAGAAGCAGCAGAACAATGGCACTATGGTAG
- a CDS encoding lysozyme has protein sequence MASYEGCSLKVYKDVAGIETIGYGHVVRTGENFSKEITHKKALELLHQDAEEAIRGVRSQVKVPLLQHQFDALGSFTFNVGVGALEISHLLELVNTGNKEGKEEILEAFLRYRKARINGVLTDVQGLINRRKKEAKLFLEGVYEQ, from the coding sequence ATTGCTAGCTATGAGGGATGTAGCCTAAAAGTATATAAGGATGTTGCAGGGATAGAAACAATTGGTTATGGTCATGTAGTTCGTACGGGGGAGAATTTTAGTAAAGAGATAACACATAAAAAAGCTTTAGAGCTTTTGCATCAAGATGCTGAGGAAGCTATAAGAGGTGTTAGAAGCCAAGTAAAAGTACCTCTACTACAGCATCAATTTGACGCTTTGGGTAGCTTCACTTTCAATGTAGGTGTTGGTGCGCTGGAAATATCTCACTTGCTAGAATTGGTCAATACCGGTAATAAAGAAGGTAAAGAGGAAATTTTAGAAGCCTTTCTAAGGTATAGGAAAGCAAGAATTAATGGTGTGCTAACTGATGTTCAAGGGTTAATTAACAGACGGAAAAAGGAAGCTAAGCTATTTTTAGAAGGAGTGTATGAACAATAA
- a CDS encoding thioredoxin domain-containing protein: MNSHFINIKVDREENPDVDQVAIAAMQAMGIQVGWPLHVFLMPNQQPFYGCTYLPTVAWKQLLNSVVNAFKEHRLQLLESSFYFTKTLQEDDIQYYRDVSSNSNLTQTAIQQIFQKIYKNLDPYQGGIQGGPKFPLPSISMLLLQYYLTYHDKGALQQLGLTLIKMAYGGIYDQLGGGFYRYTTDEAWKIPHFEKMLYDNAQLVSLYAHAYMATKDPLYKHIIKETVAFVLREMLDESGGFFSSIDADSQGQEGAFYTWTYQEIEGLLQEDTDLFTTYFSVTPNGNWHSGLNILYRNAEELTNELGYQTAITEEKLNQAKGILYNTRETTHIKPSLDTKVIASWNGMMLQALIDAYYALEDMHYLELALQNAACMEKYLMKGNQVWHSYSQGKHGRVGYLEDYAWLANAFISLYEATLQDYWIYKAEGLVQYVLHHFTHEHNNLFYFTDVKEPVFIKRTQEILDQVIPSSNAVMAHNLYRLGNLLKRESYTILFHKMLCEVARTLQHDPLYMTYWANLQLLKLRNIPVVVIIGSHSTTWASIIKRHYTEILLAGATCQPTIPWLTKYKMQEDKTTVYICDDTACYAPLYSLEEVLKWLSTWRSKQTT; encoded by the coding sequence ATGAATAGTCACTTTATCAATATCAAGGTAGATCGTGAAGAAAATCCTGATGTAGACCAGGTAGCTATAGCAGCTATGCAAGCCATGGGCATACAGGTCGGTTGGCCCTTACATGTATTTTTAATGCCTAATCAACAGCCTTTTTATGGATGCACTTATTTACCTACTGTTGCTTGGAAACAGTTACTAAATAGTGTAGTAAATGCATTTAAAGAGCATCGATTACAGCTGTTAGAGTCATCTTTTTATTTTACCAAAACTTTACAGGAAGATGATATACAATACTATAGGGATGTATCTAGCAACTCTAACTTGACACAAACAGCCATTCAACAAATTTTTCAAAAGATTTACAAAAATCTAGACCCATATCAAGGAGGTATACAAGGCGGTCCTAAATTCCCCTTGCCCAGCATCAGTATGCTCTTATTGCAGTATTACCTAACTTACCACGATAAAGGAGCCTTACAGCAGCTTGGCCTAACCTTAATTAAAATGGCTTATGGGGGTATTTATGATCAGTTGGGAGGTGGGTTTTATCGTTATACTACAGATGAAGCATGGAAAATTCCACACTTTGAAAAAATGCTGTATGATAATGCACAACTGGTATCGCTTTATGCACATGCTTATATGGCTACTAAAGATCCCTTATATAAGCACATTATAAAAGAAACTGTAGCATTTGTATTACGTGAGATGTTGGATGAATCAGGCGGATTTTTCAGTTCTATAGATGCTGATAGCCAAGGGCAAGAGGGCGCCTTCTATACTTGGACTTATCAAGAAATAGAAGGGTTGTTACAAGAAGATACAGATTTATTTACTACCTATTTCTCTGTTACCCCAAATGGAAATTGGCATAGCGGCCTAAACATTTTATATAGAAACGCTGAGGAATTAACGAATGAATTAGGATATCAGACAGCAATTACAGAAGAAAAGTTAAACCAAGCCAAAGGAATCTTATATAATACCCGAGAAACAACCCATATAAAGCCTTCTTTAGATACTAAGGTTATTGCTTCTTGGAATGGGATGATGCTACAAGCATTAATAGATGCCTATTATGCGTTGGAAGACATGCATTACTTAGAATTAGCTTTACAAAATGCTGCTTGTATGGAAAAGTATTTGATGAAAGGCAATCAAGTATGGCATAGCTATAGCCAAGGTAAACATGGTAGAGTAGGGTATTTAGAAGATTATGCTTGGTTGGCAAATGCATTTATAAGCTTGTATGAGGCAACTTTACAGGACTATTGGATTTACAAAGCAGAAGGGTTGGTGCAATATGTGCTTCATCATTTTACTCATGAACATAATAACTTATTTTACTTTACAGACGTTAAAGAGCCTGTATTTATAAAACGTACTCAAGAAATTCTTGACCAAGTAATACCTAGCTCTAATGCTGTCATGGCACACAATCTTTATCGGCTAGGTAATTTACTAAAACGAGAGTCTTATACGATACTATTTCATAAAATGTTGTGCGAAGTAGCTCGCACCTTGCAACATGATCCTTTATACATGACCTATTGGGCCAATCTGCAATTGCTTAAGCTGCGCAACATACCTGTTGTAGTTATTATAGGCTCTCATAGCACTACCTGGGCTTCGATTATCAAGCGACATTACACAGAGATATTGTTGGCAGGTGCTACATGCCAACCTACCATTCCCTGGTTAACTAAGTATAAGATGCAGGAGGATAAAACAACAGTGTATATATGTGATGATACAGCTTGTTATGCACCACTTTATAGTTTAGAAGAGGTTTTAAAATGGTTAAGTACATGGAGAAGCAAGCAAACTACTTAA
- a CDS encoding AAA family ATPase, with translation MSYIQGMLDERGQNVQFILTGSGNLLLSEKINQSLAGRAYICNLLPLSLEELQTSTSHNYMHMI, from the coding sequence TTGTCTTATATCCAAGGAATGCTAGATGAGCGTGGGCAAAATGTCCAATTTATCCTTACTGGTTCAGGAAATTTGTTGCTCTCTGAGAAGATTAATCAAAGCCTTGCCGGCAGAGCATATATTTGCAATTTATTGCCTTTGAGCTTGGAAGAACTACAGACTTCCACCAGCCATAATTATATGCACATGATCTAG
- a CDS encoding host attachment protein has translation MDRKLVIVADAAKAYFAVGEQKRLHRIILEMVNEDLDTHEPDPKRNGRTIGGLNFYDPHTDLKESESQAFVKKIMDTLNHFMEEQHYESLILVATPKMLGLIRKKLKPHWNVVHSLALEATQMSLQELERKVFS, from the coding sequence ATGGACCGTAAACTTGTTATTGTTGCAGATGCTGCAAAAGCCTATTTTGCTGTTGGAGAACAAAAAAGGCTTCACCGCATTATCTTAGAGATGGTTAATGAAGATTTAGATACTCACGAACCTGATCCTAAAAGAAATGGGCGTACCATTGGAGGACTCAATTTCTATGATCCTCATACAGATCTTAAAGAAAGTGAGAGCCAAGCTTTTGTTAAGAAAATAATGGATACCTTAAACCATTTCATGGAAGAGCAACACTATGAATCGTTGATTCTTGTAGCTACTCCTAAGATGCTTGGATTAATTCGAAAGAAATTAAAACCTCATTGGAACGTAGTACATTCTTTAGCTCTTGAAGCCACTCAAATGAGCCTCCAGGAACTTGAAAGAAAAGTTTTTAGTTAA
- a CDS encoding nucleotidyltransferase domain-containing protein, with product MGVYLSGSLSYGEVNPARSDIDLTVALSYGTIAEELELIKDLHKKIEKKNQTWANRIECSYIPVDMLRNISL from the coding sequence ATGGGGGTGTATCTGTCAGGCTCTTTGTCATATGGCGAAGTTAATCCTGCTAGGAGTGATATAGACCTTACTGTTGCCTTAAGCTATGGAACTATTGCAGAGGAACTTGAATTAATTAAGGATTTACATAAGAAAATTGAGAAAAAGAATCAAACATGGGCAAATCGGATAGAGTGCTCATATATACCTGTTGATATGTTAAGAAACATATCTCTGTAA
- a CDS encoding bactofilin family protein → MFSKSKKEMQTVEINNSSNIIGKGTTLEGSLTTAGNIRIEGKLIGSVNTKAKLVLGTTSWVKGNIVAQNAEVAGEVHGTIEVSGLLILKPTAVIQGDIITNKLVFEEGAKFNGKCKMDTAEQSANTKDTAATWKSNGSFFSKKSESQPVENVAKEPQQASS, encoded by the coding sequence ATGTTTAGCAAAAGCAAAAAAGAAATGCAAACAGTGGAAATTAACAATTCAAGCAACATTATAGGGAAAGGTACAACCTTAGAAGGAAGTTTAACCACTGCTGGTAATATTAGAATAGAAGGTAAGCTAATTGGCTCGGTTAATACTAAAGCCAAACTGGTACTAGGTACTACTTCATGGGTAAAGGGTAATATTGTAGCACAGAATGCTGAGGTAGCAGGGGAAGTACATGGAACTATTGAAGTATCTGGTTTGCTTATACTTAAACCTACGGCAGTTATACAAGGAGACATTATTACCAATAAGTTAGTTTTTGAGGAAGGAGCTAAGTTTAATGGTAAATGTAAAATGGATACTGCTGAACAATCGGCTAATACCAAAGACACAGCAGCTACTTGGAAATCGAATGGTAGTTTTTTTAGTAAAAAATCAGAATCACAACCAGTAGAAAATGTTGCCAAAGAACCACAACAAGCTTCTTCATAA
- a CDS encoding rhomboid family intramembrane serine protease — translation MLAELVNFVKVNFRRPNNGLMQLILIHVLVFCILVVSKAICVLLGYEIYYQRIYQYLILPASWKIFLQQPWSILTYFWIHEQFFSIIWNAFFLHAFGHLIVSIWHSRILKYIYILGGIAAGVFFLLLYNLAPGLKGYMGWLVGPAGSLYAVMAAAAIALPSFYFNLLFIGRIKIKHIATALLLLTCFELASHQSVAIAHLSGAMVGYMCVQYIRKFIHFRSYLSYFLNIVRRKKKFKITYESTSKATSVKITKTADKEPAEIDAIIDKIAASGYESLTEQEKKQLFRAGK, via the coding sequence ATGCTAGCTGAATTAGTCAATTTTGTTAAAGTAAATTTTCGGCGTCCTAACAATGGGCTTATGCAGCTTATTCTTATTCATGTACTGGTATTTTGTATTTTGGTAGTTAGTAAGGCCATATGTGTCTTATTGGGCTATGAAATTTACTATCAACGTATTTACCAATACCTTATTTTACCTGCTAGTTGGAAAATCTTTTTACAGCAACCTTGGAGTATTCTTACTTATTTCTGGATACATGAACAGTTTTTTTCTATTATTTGGAATGCTTTCTTCTTGCATGCTTTTGGACATCTTATAGTATCTATTTGGCATAGTAGAATTCTAAAATATATATACATACTAGGAGGTATAGCAGCAGGTGTCTTCTTCTTGTTATTATACAATTTGGCACCTGGACTAAAAGGTTATATGGGGTGGCTTGTTGGGCCTGCTGGGAGTTTATATGCAGTTATGGCAGCTGCAGCTATAGCATTACCTAGTTTTTATTTTAACTTACTTTTTATAGGTAGAATTAAAATCAAGCATATAGCGACTGCTCTATTGTTATTGACTTGCTTTGAGTTAGCGAGCCACCAATCAGTTGCTATAGCACATTTAAGCGGTGCCATGGTAGGGTATATGTGTGTTCAATATATACGCAAGTTTATACATTTCCGATCATATTTGAGTTATTTCCTAAACATTGTTAGGAGGAAAAAAAAGTTTAAGATAACTTATGAATCAACTAGCAAGGCAACATCGGTAAAAATTACTAAGACAGCTGATAAAGAGCCAGCAGAAATAGATGCTATAATTGATAAAATTGCTGCTTCAGGGTATGAGAGTTTAACCGAGCAAGAGAAAAAGCAATTGTTCCGTGCTGGTAAATAA
- a CDS encoding polysaccharide deacetylase family protein: protein MEINKIKFLYRLLIVACFLVNNSCPSYAISKSSSTINNYRPTLFPVQDQQGRLQIVIRLFNRGKELYALMVDPYNLTLSQSDFSALTLRKEGKKGNLPGYFTWKELEVTPYIRLIKHCEKPPFPLQNDGIKHALSNAKGYFLTVDMCPSSKSFDKEFFEKLILLRQNQTPFPVGIGITGLWMLSHPDEFAWLCKQHNQRKLNITWVNHTFRSQYYHDLPLEKNFLRFSIVEMPEEERIRFTQASLQDEVLLAEQLLLEYGQLPSIFFRFPGLVSDEYLMRMVSNLGLIPIGTDAWLAKNERPQPGSIILVHANGNEPSGLTKFMNWLDSVNKKDIQWLPLADLADLDS from the coding sequence ATGGAAATAAATAAAATTAAGTTTTTATATAGACTCCTTATAGTAGCCTGCTTCTTGGTTAACAATTCTTGTCCAAGCTATGCTATTAGCAAGTCAAGTAGCACTATTAACAATTATAGGCCTACACTATTTCCTGTACAAGATCAACAAGGGCGACTACAAATTGTAATTCGTTTATTTAATCGAGGTAAGGAGTTGTACGCTTTAATGGTAGATCCATATAACTTGACTTTATCTCAATCTGATTTTTCTGCTCTTACGTTACGTAAAGAAGGAAAAAAAGGAAATCTGCCGGGTTACTTTACTTGGAAAGAGCTAGAGGTTACCCCTTATATACGGTTGATTAAACATTGCGAAAAGCCACCTTTTCCCCTTCAGAACGATGGTATTAAGCATGCTTTAAGTAATGCAAAAGGATATTTTCTTACGGTAGACATGTGTCCTTCTTCTAAATCATTTGATAAAGAATTCTTTGAAAAATTAATTCTACTTAGGCAAAATCAAACTCCCTTCCCTGTAGGTATTGGCATTACTGGCTTATGGATGTTAAGTCATCCCGATGAATTTGCTTGGCTTTGTAAACAACATAACCAAAGAAAGTTAAATATTACTTGGGTTAACCATACTTTTAGAAGCCAGTATTACCATGATTTGCCATTAGAAAAGAACTTTTTACGTTTTAGTATAGTAGAAATGCCTGAAGAAGAACGTATCCGTTTTACACAAGCAAGCTTACAAGATGAAGTGTTGTTAGCCGAACAGCTTCTTTTAGAGTATGGACAATTACCTTCCATCTTCTTCCGATTCCCAGGCCTAGTATCTGATGAATATTTAATGAGGATGGTCAGCAATCTAGGTCTTATACCAATAGGAACAGATGCTTGGCTAGCTAAAAATGAAAGGCCTCAGCCAGGAAGTATTATTTTGGTTCATGCGAATGGCAATGAGCCATCTGGTCTTACTAAATTTATGAATTGGCTAGATAGTGTCAATAAAAAAGATATACAATGGCTGCCTTTAGCAGATTTGGCAGATTTAGACTCTTAA
- a CDS encoding DUF255 domain-containing protein, with product MPLPNRLSTTTSTYLLQHAHNPIDWYPWGEEALSRANQEDKPILLSIGYAACHWCHVMGIRVL from the coding sequence ATGCCTTTACCTAATCGACTTAGCACCACTACAAGTACTTACTTATTACAACATGCTCATAACCCTATTGATTGGTATCCTTGGGGGGAGGAAGCCCTCTCTAGAGCAAACCAAGAAGACAAACCTATTTTATTAAGTATTGGGTATGCTGCTTGCCATTGGTGTCATGTAATGGGCATACGAGTCCTTTGA
- a CDS encoding TraR/DksA family transcriptional regulator has product MDNTNISNGLSPNYDPLQDPTYMSDNMVAYFKQKLNKKLEDLIKEEELIAINKADGPRREAEYVENSQIEELSLEENLPLQNEDFLKREVEDALYRINLGTYGYCEETGDPIGVRRLLAFPMARYTTEVQKQKDALLR; this is encoded by the coding sequence ATGGATAATACTAATATTTCAAATGGGTTATCACCTAACTATGACCCTTTACAAGATCCAACCTATATGTCTGACAATATGGTTGCTTATTTTAAACAAAAGCTTAATAAAAAGTTAGAAGATCTTATTAAGGAAGAAGAGCTTATTGCTATAAATAAGGCAGATGGGCCTAGAAGAGAAGCAGAATATGTAGAAAATAGTCAGATAGAAGAATTAAGTTTGGAAGAGAATTTACCATTGCAGAATGAAGATTTTTTAAAAAGAGAGGTTGAAGACGCTCTTTACCGCATTAATCTAGGTACCTACGGATATTGTGAGGAAACAGGCGATCCTATTGGTGTAAGACGTCTATTAGCTTTCCCGATGGCTAGGTACACCACAGAAGTACAAAAGCAAAAAGATGCATTATTGCGTTAA
- a CDS encoding ABC transporter ATP-binding protein, which yields MTKSYKFILDVLKPYWLHLFFLGFIELFWAIDLSLRPYLVKVMLDRLEGYTGEIIYSLLLYPAAAYIAFSIGNAFIFRLSDFIYLKAIPIFRNQLILKSLTKIHQHPYSYFQKHFGGAIATRIGEMVDSAETLISVFIYRLLAHSLAFIIACYTIGRAVHAHLAFILIIYATIFVYISYLLSRKPYRLSKNYLERYALLMGKLIDSINNSLSVILFGRRKYERAYIAKQARLEAEMSQELQWAVLVNQALTSLFLAFLIASVLVYLIYLRRWGLVTVGDFSLTLTLSLALVKNLQDIVSDFLKFSQHLGKCALAIEFIDAPPMVHKSLNAPKLNVKEGKIEFHEVYFGYEPNKLLFDNLSLVIKPQQKIGLVGYSGSGKTTFVNLIMGIFPLYSGKILIDGQDISEVNQDSLHQAISFIPQEPLLFNRSILENIAYGNLPASEEDILNAAKQAYADEFIERLPDKYHTIVGERGMKLSGGQRQRIAIARALLKNTRIFIFDEISSVLDPLTESYLQKSLDKIIQQKTVITIAHRLSTLMRMDSLLVFDKGKIVEQGTHSELLLKGGIYSQLWKTQASAFGV from the coding sequence ATGACAAAGTCATACAAGTTTATTTTAGATGTGCTAAAACCCTATTGGCTTCATCTGTTCTTTTTAGGGTTTATAGAGCTGTTTTGGGCTATAGATCTTTCACTAAGACCTTATTTGGTTAAAGTTATGCTGGATAGGTTAGAGGGATATACTGGAGAAATAATATACTCCTTGCTACTATATCCAGCAGCAGCATATATTGCTTTTAGCATAGGTAATGCTTTTATCTTTAGGTTAAGTGATTTCATATATTTAAAAGCAATTCCTATATTTCGTAACCAACTTATTCTAAAAAGCCTTACAAAGATTCATCAACATCCTTATTCTTATTTTCAAAAACATTTTGGTGGCGCTATTGCTACACGCATAGGAGAAATGGTAGATTCAGCAGAAACTTTAATCAGTGTCTTTATTTATCGATTGCTTGCACATAGCTTAGCCTTTATTATTGCTTGCTATACAATTGGTCGTGCAGTTCATGCACACTTAGCATTTATATTAATTATATACGCTACCATCTTTGTTTATATTAGTTACTTGCTAAGTAGGAAACCATATAGGTTATCTAAAAATTATTTAGAAAGATATGCTCTTTTAATGGGAAAACTGATAGATAGTATTAACAATAGTCTCTCGGTTATTTTGTTTGGAAGACGTAAATATGAGCGTGCTTATATAGCTAAGCAAGCAAGGCTAGAAGCTGAGATGTCACAAGAATTGCAATGGGCTGTGTTGGTTAACCAAGCATTGACTTCCCTTTTTCTAGCATTTTTAATTGCATCTGTACTAGTTTATCTAATTTATCTCCGTAGATGGGGATTAGTTACTGTAGGTGATTTCTCTCTTACATTAACCTTATCACTGGCGCTTGTAAAGAACCTACAAGATATTGTAAGTGATTTCTTAAAATTTTCACAACATTTAGGAAAATGTGCTTTAGCTATAGAATTTATAGACGCACCTCCTATGGTTCATAAATCTCTAAATGCTCCCAAGTTAAACGTTAAAGAAGGCAAAATAGAGTTTCATGAGGTTTATTTTGGATACGAGCCTAACAAACTTCTATTTGATAATCTTTCCTTAGTTATTAAGCCACAACAGAAAATAGGGCTGGTAGGCTATTCAGGTAGTGGTAAGACAACCTTTGTTAATCTAATTATGGGCATCTTTCCCCTATATTCAGGAAAAATATTAATTGACGGACAAGATATTAGTGAAGTAAACCAAGATAGCCTGCACCAAGCTATAAGCTTTATACCGCAAGAACCACTCTTATTTAATAGATCTATACTAGAAAATATTGCCTATGGAAATTTGCCAGCTTCAGAAGAAGATATACTTAATGCTGCTAAGCAAGCTTATGCTGATGAATTTATAGAAAGGCTCCCAGATAAATATCATACTATTGTAGGAGAAAGAGGTATGAAATTATCAGGAGGCCAAAGACAAAGAATTGCTATTGCAAGGGCGCTTCTAAAAAATACAAGAATATTTATTTTTGATGAAATTAGCTCGGTTTTAGATCCATTGACAGAGTCATATTTACAGAAAAGTCTAGATAAAATTATACAGCAAAAGACTGTAATAACCATTGCCCACCGGCTTTCTACTTTAATGAGGATGGATAGTCTTCTTGTTTTTGATAAAGGGAAAATTGTAGAACAAGGGACACATAGTGAGCTGCTTTTAAAAGGAGGAATCTATAGTCAGCTTTGGAAAACGCAAGCTTCAGCATTCGGAGTTTGA
- a CDS encoding AtpZ/AtpI family protein — MLPKNHNKLLHNYLQYASLGIQMVVVMGVSTWIGLRLDKYLELSFPIFLCLFSVGSTVLTMYITIKKLLCHISKHKEKVEQENK; from the coding sequence ATGTTGCCAAAGAACCACAACAAGCTTCTTCATAATTATCTGCAATATGCCAGCTTAGGTATACAGATGGTAGTTGTTATGGGAGTTTCTACATGGATAGGTTTACGCCTAGACAAATACCTGGAATTAAGCTTTCCTATTTTTTTGTGCTTGTTCTCAGTAGGTTCTACTGTCTTAACCATGTATATAACCATAAAAAAACTGCTATGTCATATATCTAAGCACAAAGAAAAGGTTGAACAAGAAAATAAGTAA
- a CDS encoding M23 family metallopeptidase, with protein sequence MKRRKTFTNWLITRHQVVIRNEENLAEKTTFSFSYAKLITLGCFTLILFVSLSLALSRTILGKWLNPAYIEQENNNKLIQLYTALEKLEERNTQQDKFIKLFQGIIEEKGNVVYKLDDSDTSKQFNSSNPTKLEPKDILESVEVDDVFAPLHNQAEEENTSYLAATSYKVATSLPELFLFTPLEGVITTPFDPKIEHYGLDIVGKENEPIKCIADGMVILSTWTVETGWIIIVQHSKNLVSVYKHNATLFKKAGNFVKSGEVIAIMGNSGEFSTGPHLHFELWYDGNAVNPQDFIPF encoded by the coding sequence GTGAAGCGAAGAAAAACATTTACCAACTGGCTTATTACCCGTCATCAGGTAGTTATTCGTAATGAGGAAAACCTAGCTGAAAAAACTACCTTTAGTTTTAGCTATGCTAAACTTATTACGTTAGGTTGTTTTACATTAATACTCTTCGTTTCTCTTAGTTTAGCATTATCTCGTACTATTTTAGGCAAGTGGCTAAACCCTGCTTATATAGAGCAAGAAAATAACAATAAGTTAATACAACTATATACTGCTTTAGAAAAATTAGAAGAGAGAAATACCCAACAGGATAAATTTATCAAGCTGTTTCAAGGCATTATAGAAGAAAAGGGAAACGTAGTATATAAACTAGATGACTCGGATACTAGTAAACAGTTCAATAGTAGTAATCCAACTAAGCTGGAACCCAAGGATATTTTAGAATCTGTGGAAGTGGATGATGTTTTTGCTCCTTTGCACAACCAAGCAGAAGAGGAAAATACATCTTACCTTGCAGCCACTTCTTATAAGGTTGCTACAAGTTTACCTGAGCTTTTTCTTTTTACACCGCTCGAGGGTGTTATTACTACCCCCTTTGATCCGAAAATTGAGCATTATGGATTAGATATTGTAGGTAAAGAAAATGAGCCGATTAAATGCATTGCTGATGGTATGGTTATATTATCCACTTGGACTGTGGAGACAGGCTGGATTATTATAGTACAACATAGTAAGAATTTAGTATCGGTATATAAGCACAATGCTACCTTATTTAAAAAGGCAGGCAACTTTGTAAAGAGTGGGGAAGTAATAGCCATTATGGGGAATTCAGGAGAGTTTTCTACAGGCCCTCATTTACACTTTGAACTATGGTATGATGGAAATGCTGTAAATCCTCAAGATTTTATACCATTTTAA
- a CDS encoding phage holin family protein, translating into MFSLIKFLLKMVGTELIFKELVRLFHKEVDVAKQEVNKKLGKFIMKGLLVLLLVILLMIGCVFVLLALGLYLNEAFYSAYKGFLMVGGGCISLVLLVILIFSMRNSNNN; encoded by the coding sequence ATGTTTTCCTTGATTAAATTTTTATTAAAGATGGTAGGAACTGAACTTATATTTAAAGAGCTTGTAAGACTGTTCCATAAAGAAGTAGATGTTGCTAAACAGGAAGTTAATAAGAAACTAGGTAAGTTTATTATGAAGGGCTTATTGGTTCTGTTGCTAGTTATCTTATTGATGATAGGCTGTGTGTTTGTCTTATTAGCATTAGGACTCTACTTAAATGAAGCTTTTTATAGTGCTTACAAAGGTTTCTTAATGGTTGGAGGAGGCTGCATCTCATTAGTATTGTTAGTAATACTAATATTTAGTATGCGCAATTCGAACAACAACTAA